GGCTAACAAGGATTCTTTGCTAATACATTGAGGTGGTTTTCTTGGGACAAAGATAACAGCATCTGTTATCAGTAGACTTCTGGAACGCTTATGATAGAAAGCCACCTCTACATATGGTCCGATTCCTGAAATAATCCGGATTATTTTTCGTATGATTGTACCTCTAAATCAAGATTTAGTTATAATATAAGTAATTACATTACCAACTTCGGGCGAGCTTAACACTTTTTGTTCTATCTCATCAGCCCATGGGGCTGACAGATCCTCGTCTTTTAAGGTTTTGGCACGAAAAATCCCAAAAAATTCAAGCGGCAAATTCAGTGGCCAACTCCATTGCCTTGGAGCCACCCATATTTGAGCTTGTGGAAACTTCCTCGAAAACGGGCCAACAAAGATTTTGTGCTCATAAGCAAATGTAGGCAGAACAATGTATTCTACAGGAGCTCCCAATTCCTTCACAAGCTGGCAAGAAAGATATAATATGAAGGAGCAAATACAAAATGATCTTTTCTATGTACAACCCGTGTATATAACGTATGCTGCCAGTGCCATAGAAGATACGACATAAATAGTGACTGTTATGTTATGCATTGGAATTAGTAAAATTTGTGAAGAAGATAGAACCTGAATACACTCCTTGGTAGGAGCAATGGGAGCATGAACCCATAGTCCTCCGGATTTGAGTTTGATGACTGTCATTCGAATGTTCGTTGAGACACTGCTGAAGCCTAATGCTTGTTCTTGCTCGAATAGCCATATACAACCTTTAACAGCCTGCAAAAGAGATTAACATAAGTAAAAGGGGAAGACTCATCTAATGAATACAAAAAGAAGAATAACCAACCATTTTCATTAGAATTAAAAACAGACAAACATTTCTTTTGTAGTAATTTTTCTAGTCACTTATATATCAGACATTTTCTTCAATCCATGAAATATTCATCTTTCTATTGTTAGTGAATTGCATCCAAGTTAATTTACTGTCTAACGTCACGTTTGATCAAGTTGAAATCAATGAACACATCTTTCCAATGACAAGGATTGAGAAATTTTAAAATCCAAATTGAATCACCTAATATCATATGTTTTCAGTTCAGTAACAGAACTAGATGATCCAGAAAATTTCATTCTTAGATATTTCAGTATTCAATTATGAAAGCAACAGGGCAATTCATTCAGCAAAATCATATGCCAAATCAAACAGCGTTTTGCCTCTGCCCCCTCCCTCTCGTTCCCTGTAATGACCCGGTCCTAAGCAAGGAATAGCCTTAAATGATGGCAAAGGGGACAGGGTTGATCTGAATCTCACATCAGAAAAGTGACTGAGCTATATTAGTAAGGTGGGTGTCCAAACGTAGATATGTCTTAAAGTCGTGCGACCAAGGAATGTAACTTGGGATAGAGCGGACAATGTCTACATAATTTTGGATCAGTCTGTTACATTCTCCACCTGCCAAACTGCCTCTCGTCGCTGATTATAATCTTACTGACTACAAAGTTGTGCTCAACCTACCAACTAAAACCTACTAATATAGCATAAATATGAAGGGTTTGAATCACAGAAAAAACACTAGCTAGAATGTTAGGTCAATGTATTAACATAACACCAACATTTAAACAACATAAATCTAAACCCATGTGCATAAGATCAAAACTAATCATACAAGCTTTTAAAGAATAGCGACAAAGAGTACAAAGCTGGAAACTTTGGTACAagtacaagaaaaaaaaaatcaaccctACATATAAAAGGACAAACCCTCACAACAAGTACAAGcagaattgaataaaattatttgctTTTTCAAGCCaatttgaagaaaaagaaactGACCTCAGTCCTTATAGTGCTTCTGTTGAGGAAAGGACCAAGAGGAAAAGGAAACCCTGTGAAGTTAAGATAGAACCTGCTACCATTACTAGAGCTCTTACTGCTAGTAGTGCTAGAAATATTACTTGCTGCTGCCACTACCAAACTTATGTTATCTCTTCTTTTATTTCTGGGTTTCAATGGTAATGAAACGCCCAAAAAACTACAATTTGATTCTTTTAAGGAGATTGGGTTCTGCAATATTCTGGATTTTGGAGAAGAAATGGCGATGGCTGCTGCCATTTTTAGCTACTGTTTATGTTTTTACAGTAAAGTCTGGAAGTTTAAGGTGA
The DNA window shown above is from Euphorbia lathyris chromosome 1, ddEupLath1.1, whole genome shotgun sequence and carries:
- the LOC136208716 gene encoding uncharacterized protein; protein product: MAAAIAISSPKSRILQNPISLKESNCSFLGVSLPLKPRNKRRDNISLVVAAASNISSTTSSKSSSNGSRFYLNFTGFPFPLGPFLNRSTIRTEAVKGCIWLFEQEQALGFSSVSTNIRMTVIKLKSGGLWVHAPIAPTKECIQLVKELGAPVEYIVLPTFAYEHKIFVGPFSRKFPQAQIWVAPRQWSWPLNLPLEFFGIFRAKTLKDEDLSAPWADEIEQKVLSSPEVGIGPYVEVAFYHKRSRSLLITDAVIFVPRKPPQCISKESLLASAKNGLAVKILSKGKEVPEDPVVDNPMSRQKGWERMVLQILFLGPSNLLEPNASFATMSQKLIVSPIVKTLVFNKVPEKVRDWIDRIARDWRFKRIIPAHFSAPINANRSDFLAAFAFLDELLGDRYVTRPSLSILFASLMGKAASYFPPDDMKTLSSLDKFLVSIGAVKKTVSGRKKAARQKFV